A DNA window from Turicibacter sp. TJ11 contains the following coding sequences:
- a CDS encoding TDT family transporter yields MKKLLQKIENLPVGAIATMVGLSTLSNVYATLGYSGIRHITMLVGCLVWTAAFLKITVHFKTFKTEYQNVIPASLYATFTMLTMILGSYIFTYSPLIGKSVWLVGLILHAIHILIFTYRNVIKGVQKETFVPTWFVTYNGLLVSVVVGTAMNMTTLLKVITGYGIAIFLILIPFMVIRMIRRPLPDPLAQTAAILLAPSSLCLVSYLNVSANPQAMVVYGLYTIVFATLVFILFNIPKFFKFQFHPGFAALTFPLAIGLVASTKMSAYLTSQGMNHLGSLIHEVVGIQLYVTTIIIGFVAYNFVRLLVRSYDHSKE; encoded by the coding sequence ATGAAGAAATTGTTACAAAAGATTGAAAACTTGCCTGTTGGTGCGATAGCAACAATGGTTGGGTTATCAACACTATCTAACGTTTATGCAACGCTTGGGTATTCAGGAATTAGACATATCACGATGCTAGTCGGATGTTTAGTATGGACAGCGGCGTTTTTAAAGATTACGGTTCATTTTAAAACATTTAAAACGGAATATCAAAATGTCATTCCAGCTAGTTTATATGCGACTTTTACGATGCTAACGATGATTTTAGGAAGTTACATCTTTACTTATTCACCGCTCATTGGAAAAAGTGTGTGGTTAGTAGGACTTATCTTACATGCTATCCATATTTTAATCTTTACTTATCGTAACGTGATCAAGGGGGTTCAAAAAGAAACATTTGTTCCGACTTGGTTTGTGACGTATAATGGATTATTAGTTTCTGTCGTTGTAGGAACAGCGATGAATATGACGACTTTATTAAAAGTTATCACTGGATATGGAATTGCGATTTTCTTAATTCTCATTCCATTTATGGTAATTCGTATGATACGTCGTCCTTTACCTGACCCATTAGCACAAACAGCCGCGATTTTATTAGCACCAAGTAGTTTATGTTTGGTTTCTTACTTAAATGTCTCTGCTAACCCACAGGCAATGGTTGTTTATGGATTGTATACAATTGTGTTTGCAACATTAGTCTTTATCTTATTTAATATTCCAAAGTTCTTTAAGTTTCAATTTCATCCTGGATTTGCAGCGTTAACGTTCCCATTAGCGATTGGGTTAGTGGCTTCAACTAAGATGTCAGCTTACTTAACGTCGCAAGGAATGAATCACTTAGGAAGTTTAATTCATGAAGTTGTAGGAATTCAACTTTATGTAACAACCATTATTATTGGATTTGTCGCTTATAACTTTGTTC